A window from Enterocloster bolteae encodes these proteins:
- a CDS encoding nucleotidyl transferase AbiEii/AbiGii toxin family protein has protein sequence MIKTARQLKDLIRNLSREKSADAQILMRNYMMERFLERISLSEYHDKFILKGGMLVAAMVGLDARSTMDLDATIKGANVNVEDIENLISSIITVPIDDGVKFQLKSISEIMDEAEYPGIRVSMSTTFDGVVTPLKIDISTGDAITPREVQYSFKLMLEDRSIDIWAYNLETVLAEKLETIITRTTTNTRMRDFYDIFILEQLHGTTLNPKILHDALLATAHKRGSEKYLNQAEEVFDEVENDSVMQKLWEAYRKKFSYASDLEWDVIMKAIRRLYDLCEKGIGL, from the coding sequence ATGATAAAAACAGCAAGGCAGCTTAAAGATTTAATACGAAACCTTTCCAGAGAAAAATCCGCTGATGCTCAGATTTTAATGAGGAACTACATGATGGAGCGTTTTTTGGAGCGTATTTCTCTTTCTGAGTATCATGATAAGTTTATCTTGAAGGGCGGTATGTTGGTAGCGGCTATGGTTGGATTAGATGCCCGCTCTACGATGGATTTGGATGCAACCATAAAAGGAGCCAATGTCAATGTGGAGGATATTGAGAATCTAATTTCATCAATCATAACTGTTCCGATTGATGATGGTGTTAAATTTCAGCTGAAAAGTATTTCGGAGATTATGGATGAAGCAGAGTATCCGGGGATTCGTGTCAGTATGAGTACAACATTCGATGGCGTAGTGACCCCTTTGAAAATTGATATTTCCACAGGAGATGCAATTACTCCAAGAGAGGTCCAGTATTCATTCAAACTTATGCTGGAAGATCGCTCCATTGATATTTGGGCTTATAATTTAGAAACTGTGCTGGCAGAAAAACTGGAAACCATTATTACCAGAACCACAACCAATACTCGTATGAGAGATTTCTACGATATTTTCATTTTAGAACAGCTGCATGGAACCACGCTGAACCCGAAAATTTTACATGATGCGCTTCTGGCAACTGCTCATAAACGGGGATCGGAGAAGTATCTTAACCAAGCTGAAGAAGTTTTTGACGAAGTGGAAAATGATTCGGTTATGCAAAAACTTTGGGAGGCATACCGTAAAAAGTTTTCTTATGCTTCTGATCTGGAATGGGATGTGATTATGAAAGCAATTCGCAGGTTATATGATCTTTGCGAGAAAGGCATCGGCTTATGA